Proteins encoded in a region of the Flammeovirga yaeyamensis genome:
- the rocF gene encoding arginase codes for MDIKLLTVRSEIAAGTRGAGMGIDALIVASLDQKSTFFSDYSVQNIDDVNNILFKNNQYPNAKHIDGVHTMLERVSNATSNVLTKENTPFVLAGDHSTAAGTISGIKKSFPEKKLGVIWIDAHADFHSPFTTPSGNMHGMPLAIVTHIDNKEEAVNSPNQETLDYWDRIKSVGTSTPKLAAEDIVFIGVRDTETPENVIINKYGIKNYTVDEVRQLGAIETAHEALKKLEDCDMIYVSFDVDSMDPSISKGTGTPVEHGLTVEEALTINTTLVSSEKLVCWEMVEVNPTLDKHNTMANNAFHILTETVKSYKHNRTVKA; via the coding sequence ATGGACATTAAGTTACTTACTGTTCGTTCCGAAATTGCAGCAGGAACGAGAGGAGCAGGTATGGGTATTGACGCCCTTATTGTAGCATCATTAGATCAGAAATCTACTTTTTTTAGTGATTATTCTGTACAAAATATAGATGACGTTAATAATATCTTATTCAAGAATAATCAATATCCTAATGCTAAACATATTGATGGGGTACACACTATGTTAGAACGTGTAAGCAACGCTACATCAAACGTTTTAACCAAAGAAAATACTCCTTTTGTTTTAGCAGGAGACCACTCTACAGCAGCTGGGACAATTTCTGGTATTAAAAAATCTTTTCCAGAAAAGAAACTTGGTGTAATATGGATCGATGCACATGCTGATTTCCATTCACCTTTCACAACTCCTTCCGGTAATATGCATGGTATGCCTTTAGCAATAGTAACCCATATCGATAACAAAGAAGAAGCTGTTAACTCTCCAAATCAAGAAACATTAGATTATTGGGATAGAATTAAATCTGTAGGGACTTCAACTCCAAAGTTAGCTGCAGAAGATATTGTCTTTATTGGTGTTAGAGATACTGAGACACCAGAGAATGTCATCATCAATAAATATGGAATTAAGAATTATACAGTTGATGAAGTAAGACAATTAGGAGCAATAGAAACAGCTCATGAAGCCTTAAAGAAATTAGAGGACTGCGATATGATCTATGTATCATTTGATGTAGACAGCATGGATCCCAGCATCTCAAAAGGAACAGGAACACCTGTTGAGCATGGATTAACTGTTGAGGAAGCTTTAACAATCAACACTACATTAGTGAGTAGTGAGAAGTTGGTTTGCTGGGAGATGGTAGAAGTTAATCCAACTTTAGATAAGCACAATACGATGGCAAATAATGCCTTTCACATACTTACCGAAACGGTAAAATCATATAAACATAATAGAACTGTAAAAGCCTAA
- a CDS encoding N-acetylmuramoyl-L-alanine amidase, which yields MLSLYKQKLTTLLLLFTLSLTQLPTLAQHRKFVIVIDPGHGGKDPGKPRGSKVHKHEKDLNLIIAKRIGMLIRNSMPDVQVYYTRTSDTYVSLEDRVKFAEHAKADYFLSIHNNSNPNKWIVGAKAHVDNNSDQISIAMAHSILNSIERNTLIQSRGIMNRSDRGYNLFVLKNTSMPSVLVECGFLSNPHERIYLNSYNGQKEVSEAIYKGFKTFHEKMNQKNGLYSIQILATNKKVPTTNTSIVKLLKAGLIVNENESIRNKSKIYKYTVGTVSTPQAAQRLKMKVRSLGFKDAFVVASPQ from the coding sequence ATGCTATCTTTATATAAGCAAAAGCTTACTACTTTACTTTTACTGTTTACCTTATCACTAACACAATTACCAACTCTTGCCCAACATAGAAAATTTGTAATAGTAATAGATCCCGGGCATGGAGGTAAAGATCCAGGTAAACCGAGAGGTAGTAAAGTTCACAAACACGAAAAAGATTTAAATCTTATCATTGCTAAGCGAATAGGAATGTTAATCAGGAATTCTATGCCTGATGTTCAAGTATATTACACTAGAACTTCAGACACTTATGTGAGTCTGGAAGATAGAGTAAAATTTGCTGAACACGCCAAAGCAGATTACTTTTTGAGTATTCATAACAACTCCAATCCAAATAAATGGATCGTGGGAGCGAAAGCACATGTAGACAATAATTCTGATCAGATCAGCATTGCTATGGCTCATTCTATACTTAACAGTATCGAAAGAAACACATTAATACAATCAAGAGGAATTATGAACCGAAGTGACAGAGGATACAATTTATTTGTGTTAAAAAACACTTCTATGCCTTCTGTTTTGGTTGAATGTGGATTTTTATCCAATCCACATGAACGAATTTACCTTAACTCATATAACGGACAAAAAGAAGTTTCTGAAGCTATATACAAAGGTTTTAAAACCTTCCATGAAAAGATGAATCAAAAAAATGGATTATATAGTATTCAAATTCTTGCTACAAATAAAAAAGTCCCTACTACTAATACTTCAATTGTCAAATTATTGAAGGCAGGATTAATAGTAAATGAGAATGAAAGTATTCGAAATAAGTCCAAGATTTATAAATATACTGTAGGAACCGTTTCTACACCTCAAGCTGCTCAACGTCTTAAAATGAAGGTAAGAAGCCTTGGTTTTAAAGATGCTTTTGTAGTAGCTTCTCCTCAATAG
- a CDS encoding low molecular weight protein-tyrosine-phosphatase, protein MPNKINIIFVCLGNICRSPLADGLMLHHLKERGLTDHFHIDSAGTYAGHAGSRADERMRQTAKKHGVELLSIARQFTVEDFDHFNYIVVMDDSNYQNVIRMTRSESDRSKVFKLRTYDNHQSNKDVEDPYYGGMQGFENCFDVVDESVNNFLNDLVQQNNL, encoded by the coding sequence ATGCCTAATAAAATCAATATCATATTTGTTTGCCTTGGTAACATCTGTCGTTCCCCTTTAGCTGATGGATTAATGTTACACCACCTCAAAGAAAGAGGCCTTACAGATCATTTTCATATTGATTCTGCAGGCACTTATGCAGGACACGCAGGTAGTAGAGCTGACGAAAGAATGAGACAGACTGCAAAAAAGCATGGAGTCGAACTCTTGAGTATTGCTAGACAATTTACTGTAGAAGATTTCGATCATTTTAATTATATTGTAGTAATGGACGATAGTAATTATCAAAATGTGATTCGAATGACGAGATCAGAAAGTGACAGAAGCAAAGTGTTTAAATTGAGAACTTACGACAATCATCAATCAAATAAAGATGTGGAAGATCCCTATTATGGTGGAATGCAGGGTTTCGAAAACTGTTTTGATGTTGTCGATGAAAGTGTGAATAATTTTTTAAACGATTTAGTACAACAAAACAATCTTTAA
- a CDS encoding endonuclease/exonuclease/phosphatase family protein, which translates to MKKIFKTVIYILLVLIIGALAFFFWAKSPNLDSSEYAKITKFNGNESSKAVEDSVLSVITYNIGYLSGMTNNTSVRPAEEFYTNNLKSIISGLKKHPVDVLAIQEIDFGGKRSYYVNQFEEMGEQLGYYNGCRSINWDKKYVPFPYFPPSVHFGKMLSGQAMMTNFEITDYERVVLSRVQSHPYYYAAMYLDRLVERVKIKVGDQEVMVFNAHTEAFDQDTRTKQMFFLKDWFLKTAETMPVILLGDFNSDPSYENAAILEMYNDERIGAMCSKENLLGEKTLTYPTDKPIEQLDFVFYSSRHFELLDWKVLYDLGEVSDHYPVLANLKLKKSEE; encoded by the coding sequence ATGAAAAAGATTTTTAAAACTGTGATATATATTCTACTCGTCTTAATTATTGGAGCATTAGCGTTTTTTTTCTGGGCAAAATCACCTAATCTAGATTCCTCAGAATATGCTAAAATCACAAAGTTTAATGGAAATGAATCGTCTAAAGCTGTAGAAGATTCCGTACTTTCAGTGATTACTTACAATATTGGATATCTGTCTGGTATGACAAATAATACCTCGGTACGTCCTGCCGAAGAGTTTTATACGAATAATTTAAAATCAATTATCTCAGGTTTGAAGAAACATCCGGTTGATGTGTTGGCCATTCAAGAAATTGATTTTGGAGGGAAGCGATCATACTACGTGAATCAATTTGAAGAAATGGGTGAACAATTGGGTTATTATAATGGTTGTCGATCGATCAATTGGGATAAGAAATATGTGCCATTTCCATATTTTCCGCCTTCAGTTCACTTTGGTAAAATGCTTAGTGGTCAGGCAATGATGACAAATTTTGAAATTACAGATTACGAAAGAGTAGTCTTGTCAAGAGTTCAGAGTCACCCTTACTATTATGCTGCAATGTATTTAGATCGTTTAGTAGAGCGTGTGAAAATAAAAGTAGGTGATCAAGAAGTGATGGTTTTTAATGCGCACACTGAGGCATTTGATCAAGATACGAGAACAAAACAAATGTTCTTTTTAAAAGATTGGTTTTTGAAAACTGCTGAAACAATGCCTGTAATTTTATTGGGTGATTTTAATTCTGATCCATCTTATGAAAACGCAGCCATTTTAGAAATGTATAATGATGAGCGTATTGGAGCGATGTGTTCCAAAGAAAATTTACTTGGCGAGAAAACACTAACTTATCCTACAGATAAGCCAATAGAACAGCTCGATTTTGTCTTTTACTCTTCAAGACACTTTGAATTATTAGACTGGAAAGTTCTATATGATTTAGGAGAAGTTTCTGATCATTACCCTGTTTTAGCGAACTTGAAATTGAAGAAATCAGAAGAGTAA
- a CDS encoding exonuclease domain-containing protein: protein MKYAVIDLETTGGSVAQGGKIIEIAIIVLENGVEIDRFESFVNPEMNIPPFIQQLTGIKNATVKDAPKFFEIAKKVVEVTENCTFVAHNAEFDYNFVKDEFKLLGYKYLRNSLCTVETSRILLPGKKSYSLGKLCDEIGIPHNKRHRAIGDTEATAKLFQLLLEQENAEQVIEEMTVYDVYSSKKHYMIKKEVIDALTDETGVYYLYNEEQELIYIGKSKNIRKRILQHLSNKSTPRAIRMAELVRDVKTTITGSELIALLLESDEIKKHQPRFNRAQRRTKQFFGIYKYIDDNNYINFRIAPLSEGDYPVTTTFSRKEAERILDRMIEKNNLCQKLCGIDHSQNACFRYQLKNCKGACCGEETAESYNVRANEAAMRFSYGAPNVFLIDKGREGNERGVIQIENGIYKGFGYVKKSNNYNPDKLKKVITKYKDNADVNKIIRGMLRKKKGIERKVFY from the coding sequence ATGAAGTACGCTGTAATTGATCTTGAAACTACAGGAGGTTCCGTCGCCCAAGGAGGGAAGATTATCGAAATCGCCATAATTGTCTTAGAAAATGGTGTTGAAATAGACCGTTTTGAGTCTTTTGTAAATCCAGAGATGAATATTCCTCCTTTTATTCAACAATTGACAGGAATTAAAAATGCCACTGTAAAGGATGCTCCCAAGTTTTTTGAAATCGCCAAAAAAGTTGTGGAGGTAACTGAAAATTGTACCTTCGTGGCACATAACGCAGAGTTTGATTACAATTTTGTAAAAGATGAGTTTAAATTATTGGGTTACAAATACCTAAGAAACTCATTATGCACCGTAGAAACATCCCGAATTTTATTGCCTGGTAAGAAATCATATAGTTTGGGTAAATTATGTGATGAAATCGGCATTCCTCATAATAAACGTCACCGTGCAATTGGAGATACAGAAGCAACCGCTAAATTGTTTCAATTACTCCTAGAACAAGAAAATGCTGAACAGGTTATTGAAGAGATGACTGTTTATGATGTATATAGTTCTAAAAAGCATTATATGATTAAAAAAGAAGTCATAGATGCTTTAACTGATGAGACTGGCGTTTATTATCTCTATAATGAAGAACAGGAACTGATTTATATCGGTAAATCAAAAAATATCAGAAAAAGGATATTGCAACATTTATCGAATAAGTCTACGCCTAGAGCTATAAGAATGGCGGAATTGGTTCGTGATGTAAAAACAACAATTACGGGTAGCGAACTGATAGCACTACTTTTGGAATCTGACGAAATAAAAAAACATCAACCTAGATTTAATAGAGCACAAAGAAGAACAAAACAGTTCTTTGGTATCTATAAATATATTGATGATAATAATTATATCAATTTTAGAATTGCACCTCTTTCTGAAGGTGACTACCCTGTAACTACTACTTTTTCGAGAAAAGAAGCTGAAAGGATATTAGACAGGATGATAGAGAAAAACAATCTATGTCAGAAGCTTTGTGGTATCGATCATAGCCAAAATGCTTGCTTTAGATATCAATTGAAAAATTGTAAAGGAGCTTGTTGTGGTGAAGAAACAGCAGAGTCATACAATGTAAGAGCGAATGAAGCAGCTATGAGGTTTAGTTATGGTGCTCCAAATGTCTTCTTAATCGATAAAGGTAGAGAAGGTAACGAGAGGGGTGTCATTCAGATTGAAAATGGTATATACAAGGGTTTTGGTTATGTAAAGAAAAGCAATAACTATAATCCGGATAAGTTGAAAAAAGTAATCACTAAATATAAAGACAATGCCGATGTGAATAAGATTATTCGAGGCATGTTGAGAAAGAAAAAAGGAATTGAGAGAAAAGTTTTTTATTAA
- a CDS encoding DUF1573 domain-containing protein: MREKFFINFIFLLLLILNVTAQERGGVLRFANQNIDLETVYAENEYHITIPVVNIGNSSVNVLKIDTDCGCSNASINKETIAIGDTAFFTINFTPVEGETPFYRNIVIQTDAKISQYTIVLQGVLSPFLKEKNLHEILVPWKSYHKSHPIFSNYIFQVRSKKGDEINLPIYLTNVGEKTLHVEEISSNTLDVEEVKLPRSVLKGEVLFFPITAKVKDENQYRHYLKVKTDERSILIRIHTSFIE; encoded by the coding sequence TTGAGAGAAAAGTTTTTTATTAATTTCATTTTTTTACTTCTCCTTATTTTAAATGTAACTGCTCAAGAAAGGGGAGGTGTACTGCGATTTGCGAATCAGAATATCGATTTAGAAACAGTTTATGCTGAAAATGAATACCATATTACTATCCCCGTAGTAAATATTGGTAACTCTAGTGTCAACGTTCTTAAAATCGATACTGATTGTGGGTGTTCTAATGCTTCTATCAATAAAGAAACAATAGCTATTGGCGATACTGCTTTTTTTACAATCAACTTTACCCCTGTAGAAGGTGAAACACCTTTTTATAGAAATATTGTGATACAAACGGATGCTAAAATATCCCAATACACTATTGTATTACAAGGTGTACTAAGTCCGTTTCTGAAAGAGAAAAATCTACACGAAATTCTCGTTCCATGGAAAAGTTATCATAAGTCACATCCAATTTTTTCGAATTATATTTTTCAAGTAAGATCAAAAAAAGGAGACGAGATCAATCTGCCCATTTACCTGACAAATGTTGGTGAGAAAACTTTACATGTCGAAGAGATATCAAGTAATACTTTAGATGTGGAAGAAGTAAAATTACCAAGGTCTGTGCTTAAAGGAGAAGTGCTGTTTTTCCCAATAACAGCCAAAGTGAAAGACGAAAATCAATACCGTCATTACCTTAAAGTGAAGACTGACGAAAGGTCTATTTTAATCCGTATTCACACATCATTTATAGAATAG
- a CDS encoding DUF4837 family protein, producing the protein MKKILLYLTYISFSLLCLSSCLDNSGAKTETEKSFLPSSKGKPGEMVLVIDSTQWGTKASIGGQLYTKVLGATRGILPQSEPQFTVTQVQPSGFNSILRQARNVMIVTTFDNKGRESRILKSFFGEGVIEALSKDPEKYYYVKKDVWAKGQTVMLFFAESEEKMAKVLEDPNKTYYLTQPFHDIENKRLAERITKERDRKITRFLKDKYNVDISLLQGYKIAKSEEDFLWLRHPEIAFDNNIILMKMPYTDEKQFDADHILKFRNELAKKYLYGNPEDKESFVITESKVKPEIKNAKIDGRQAVEIRGLWRTNTYSMGGPFISYLFTDKSGANLYYLEGFVYAPSMDKRELMRDMEAQLKTFKDF; encoded by the coding sequence ATGAAAAAAATATTATTATATCTTACTTACATAAGCTTTTCATTACTTTGTCTTTCATCATGTCTTGATAATAGTGGAGCTAAAACTGAAACAGAAAAATCTTTTTTACCCTCTTCAAAAGGTAAACCTGGCGAGATGGTTCTTGTTATAGATTCTACTCAATGGGGAACTAAAGCAAGTATTGGAGGACAGTTGTATACAAAAGTTTTAGGTGCTACTAGAGGAATTTTACCACAAAGTGAACCTCAATTTACCGTTACACAAGTTCAGCCGTCTGGTTTTAATAGTATTCTTAGACAAGCAAGAAACGTTATGATTGTTACTACTTTTGACAATAAAGGTAGAGAGTCAAGAATATTAAAATCGTTTTTTGGTGAGGGTGTTATCGAAGCATTATCAAAAGATCCGGAAAAATATTATTATGTAAAGAAAGATGTTTGGGCTAAAGGACAAACAGTGATGTTATTCTTTGCTGAAAGTGAAGAAAAGATGGCTAAGGTTTTAGAAGATCCTAATAAGACTTATTACTTGACTCAACCTTTCCATGATATAGAGAATAAGCGTTTGGCAGAAAGAATTACTAAAGAAAGAGACCGTAAGATTACTCGCTTCTTAAAAGATAAATATAATGTTGATATCTCTTTATTGCAGGGATATAAAATTGCAAAATCAGAAGAAGATTTTCTTTGGTTAAGACATCCAGAAATAGCATTTGATAATAACATTATCTTAATGAAAATGCCATATACAGATGAGAAACAATTTGATGCTGATCATATTCTTAAATTTAGAAATGAATTAGCCAAAAAATACTTATATGGTAATCCTGAAGACAAAGAATCTTTTGTAATTACAGAATCAAAGGTGAAGCCTGAGATTAAAAATGCAAAAATAGACGGTAGACAAGCAGTAGAAATAAGAGGTCTTTGGAGAACAAATACCTACTCAATGGGTGGTCCATTTATTAGCTACTTATTTACTGATAAATCTGGTGCGAATCTTTATTATTTAGAAGGTTTTGTTTATGCACCAAGCATGGATAAAAGAGAGCTGATGAGAGATATGGAAGCTCAACTAAAGACGTTTAAAGACTTTTAA
- the ruvA gene encoding Holliday junction branch migration protein RuvA — protein MYYYISGKLVKKIPTSAIIDVNGVGYEIRWPLSAFSAVNEGDQVKLYTYFYVKEDMQQLFGFLSENDRTVFLQLISISGVGPSTGLAFLSSLSTAEICSAIMQEDVKTIQSVKGIGAKTAQRVVIELRDKISKLQYSGELIQNATSTAQDNGIVNEAMDALVALGFTRAAAQKSVKLIQKKHGHDLSVEKLIKLALKQN, from the coding sequence ATGTATTACTACATTAGCGGTAAGCTAGTTAAAAAAATACCTACCTCAGCTATCATTGATGTAAATGGGGTAGGTTATGAAATTCGATGGCCTTTAAGTGCTTTTAGTGCAGTCAATGAGGGTGATCAAGTAAAGTTGTATACTTACTTCTATGTGAAAGAAGATATGCAGCAACTCTTCGGCTTTCTGTCAGAAAATGATAGAACGGTATTTTTACAACTAATTTCAATATCTGGAGTAGGCCCTTCAACAGGGTTAGCATTTTTGTCTTCACTATCGACAGCAGAGATTTGTTCGGCCATTATGCAAGAAGATGTAAAGACAATTCAGAGTGTAAAAGGTATCGGAGCTAAAACTGCACAGCGTGTAGTTATTGAATTAAGAGATAAAATTTCTAAATTGCAGTATTCTGGAGAATTAATTCAGAATGCGACTTCTACTGCTCAAGACAATGGAATTGTAAATGAAGCTATGGATGCTCTTGTTGCCCTTGGTTTTACTAGAGCTGCTGCACAGAAATCTGTTAAGCTAATTCAGAAAAAACATGGACATGATCTATCAGTAGAAAAATTAATAAAATTAGCATTAAAACAAAATTAG